From Musa acuminata AAA Group cultivar baxijiao chromosome BXJ3-8, Cavendish_Baxijiao_AAA, whole genome shotgun sequence, one genomic window encodes:
- the LOC135645572 gene encoding uncharacterized protein LOC135645572: MAWLRAVSGVATSAIRRNLAQAPHHTARVRALPHPPARTFHSTALRRKAESAAPIPRPVPLSRLSDSFLDGTSSVYLEELQRAWEADPNSVDESWDNFFRNFVGQAATSPGISGQTIQESMRLLLLVRAYQVNGHMKAKLDPLGLEEREIPEDLDLGLYGFTDADLDREFFLGVWRMAGFLSENRPVQTLREILNRLEQAYCGNVGYEYMHIPDRDKCNWIRDKIETVKPREYSRDRREVILDRLIWSTEFENFLATKWTAAKRFGLEGGETLIPGMKEMFDRAADLGVESIVIGMPHRGRLNVLGNVVRKPLRQIFSEFSGGTKPVDGEVGLYTGTGDVKYHLGTSYDRPTRGGKRIHLSLVANPSHLEAVDPVVIGKTRAKQYHSNDTKRMKNMGVLIHGDGSFAGQGVVYETLHLSALPNYTTGGTIHIVINNQVAFTTDPRSGRSSQYCTDVAKALNAPIFHVNGDDMEAVVHVCELAAEWRLTFHSDVVVDVVCYRRFGHNEIDEPSFTQPKMYQVIRNHPSALEIYQSKLLESGEISKEEIDRIRSKVTSILNEEFINSKDYVPKRRDWLSAFWTGFKSPEQISRIRNTGVRPEILKRVGQAITSLPENFKPHRAVKKIFEQRGQMIETGEGIDWAMGEALAFATLIIEGNHVRLSGQDVERGTFSHRHSVIHDQQTGEKYCPLDHVLMNQDEEMFTVSNSSLSEFAVLGFESGYSMENPNSLVLWEAQFGDFSNGAQVMFDQFLSSGESKWLRQTGLVLLLPHGYDGQGPEHSSARLERFLQMSDDNPYVIPEMEPTLRKQIQECNWQIVNVTTPANYFHVLRRQIHREFRKPLIVMSPKNLLRHKDCKSNLSEFDDLEGHPGFDMQGTRFKRLVKDQNNHKEVEEGINRLILCSGKVYYELHEERKKLDRKDVAICRVEQLCPFPYDLIQRELKRYPNAEIVWCQEEPMNMGAYGYITPRLYTTMRMLGRGTFEDIKYVGRAPSAATATGFYSVHVQEQTELVQKAMQPGPISHPH; encoded by the exons ATGGCGTGGCTTAGGGCCGTGTCAGGTGTGGCCACATCGGCAATTAGGAGAAACCTGGCTCAAGCGCCGCATCACACCGCCAGAGTGCGCGCCCTGCCCCATCCGCCGGCCCGGACCTTCCACTCCACTGCCCTCAGACGCAAGGCCGAGTCAGCCGCGCCGATCCCCCGCCCCGTGCCCCTCTCCCGTCTGTCCGACAGCTTCCTCGACGGCACCAGCAGTGTCTACTTGGAGGAGCTGCAGAGGGCCTGGGAAGCCGACCCCAACAGCGTCGATGAATCCTGGGACAACTTCTTTAGGAACTTTGTTGGACAGGCTGCCACCTCGCCAGGAATCTCCGGCCAGACCATCCAGGAGAGCATGAGATTGCTGCTGCTTGTCAGGGCCTACCAGGTCAACGGCCACATGAAGGCCAAGTTGGATCCTTTGGGTCTAGAGGAGCGGGAGATTCCGGAGGATTTGGATTTGGGCCTCTATGGATTCACGGACGCAGACTTGGATAGGGAATTCTTCCTCGGTGTGTGGAGGATGGCCGGCTTCTTGTCGGAGAACCGCCCTGTGCAGACCCTCCGCGAGATATTGAACAGACTGGAGCAGGCATATTGTGGGAATGTGGGGTATGAGTACATGCACATCCCTGATAGGGATAAGTGCAATTGGATAAGGGACAAGATTGAGACGGTGAAACCAAGGGAATACAGTCGGGATCGTCGTGAAGTCATTCTTGACAGGCTCATTTGGAGCACTGAGTTTGAGAATTTCTTAGCTACCAAGTGGACAGCTGCAAAGAGGTTTGGCCTCGAAGGTGGAGAAACCCTGATTCCAGGAATGAAGGAGATGTTCGATAGAGCGGCTGACCTAGGGGTGGAGAGCATTGTTATTGGAATGCCTCATAGAGGAAGGTTGAATGTCTTGGGTAATGTTGTCAGGAAACCGTTGCGCCAGATTTTTAGTGAATTTAGTGGTGGCACAAAGCCTGTGGATGGAGAAGTTGGGTTGTATACAGGAACTGGTGATGTGAAATACCATTTGGGTACTTCATATGATAGGCCGACCAGGGGTGGGAAAAGGATTCACTTGTCTTTAGTTGCCAATCCAAGTCATTTGGAGGCTGTTGATCCTGTTGTGATTGGGAAGACAAGAGCAAAACAATACCACTCCAATGATACCAAGAGGATGAAAAATATGGGTGTATTGATCCATGGAGATGGAAGCTTTGCGGGGCAGGGTGTGGTTTATGAGACTCTACATCTCAGTGCTCTTCCCAACTACACTACTGGTGGAACAATTCACATAGTGATTAACAACCAGGTCGCTTTCACCACTGATCCTAGGTCAGGAAGGTCTTCTCAATACTGTACAGACGTTGCTAAAGCATTGAATGCACCAATCTTTCATGTCAATGGAGATGATATGGAAGCAGTTGTACATGTTTGTGAGCTTGCAGCAGAGTGGCGACTGACATTCCATTCTGATGTGGTGGTTGATGTTGTTTGTTACAGACGATTTGGCCACAATGAGATAGATGAACCCTCTTTCACACAACCAAAGATGTATCAG GTCATTCGGAATCATCCAAGTGCACTTGAAATTTACCAAAGCAAGCTTTTAGAGTCAGGAGAGATCTCTAAAGAAGAGATTGATAGGATCCGCAGCAAAGTCACTTCCATTCTGAACGAGGAGTTCATTAATAGCAAAGACTATGTTCCAAAAAGGAGGGACTGGCTTTCAGCATTTTGGACAGGATTTAAATCTCCAGAACAGATATCACGTATTCGAAACACTGG AGTTAGACCTGAGATTTTAAAGCGCGTTGGACAAGCCATTACATCTCTTCCTGAAAATTTCAAGCCTCATAGAGCAGTGAAAAAGATCTTCGAGCAACGTGGTCAGATGATTGAAACTGGGGAAGGCATTGACTGGGCAATGGGAGAGGCGCTAGCTTTTGCTACTCTTATCATAGAAGGAAACCATGTTAGGTTGAGTGGCCAAGATGTCGAAAGAGGTACATTTAGTCATCGCCATTCAGTTATTCATGACCAACAAACGGGAGAGAAGTACTGCCCTCTGGATCATGTTCTGATGAACCAGGATGAGGAGATGTTCACCGTCAGCAACAG TTCGCTTTCAGAGTTTGCTGTCCTTGGATTTGAATCAGGATACTCAATGGAAAATCCTAATTCATTGGTACTTTGGGAAGCTCAGTTTGGTGACTTCTCGAATGGTGCTCAGGTAATGTTTGATCAGTTTTTGAGCAGCGGAGAATCCAAGTGGCTTCGCCAAACTGGGCTTGTTCTTCTACTTCCCCATGGTTATGATGGTCAAGGCCCAGAACATTCAAGTGCACGACTGGAGCGTTTCCTCCAG ATGAGCGACGATAACCCGTATGTAATTCCTGAGATGGAACCAACTCTACGGAAACAAATCCAGGAATGTAATTGGCAAATTGTCAATGTGACAACTCCTGCTAATTATTTCCATGTTCTGCGACGTCAG ATCCATAGGGAGTTCCGGAAACCTCTGATTGTAATGTCTCCCAAGAACCTGCTTCGTCACAAGGACTGCAAATCAAATCTATCCGAGTTTGATGATCTGGAGGGCCATCCAGGATTTGATATGCAAGGAACACGCTTCAAGCGCCTTGTAAAGGACCAGAATAATCACAAAGAAGTTGAGGAGGGTATTAATCGTCTCATCTTGTGCTCTGGAAAG GTCTATTATGAACTTCACGAAGAACGTAAGAAGTTGGACCGTAAGGATGTTGCAATTTGTAGAGTCGAACAGCTCTGCCCATTCCCTTATGACCTAATTCAAAGAGAGCTTAAGCGATATCCAA ATGCAGAGATCGTCTGGTGTCAGGAAGAGCCGATGAACATGGGTGCATACGGTTACATCACTCCTCGCCTATATACCACGATGAGGATGCTAGGTCGGGGGACTTTTGAAGATATCAAATATGTTGGAAGGGCACCTTCTGCCGCAACAGCTACCGGTTTCTACTCGGTTCACGTCCAGGAGCAGACTGAGCTTGTACAGAAAGCAATGCAGCCTGGTCCGATCAGTCATCCTCATTAA
- the LOC135585688 gene encoding type I inositol polyphosphate 5-phosphatase 8-like yields MRAEHTRMPKSSSWTKTVVWKWFQLKNAESSSDRNNKLGEQQRRKSCSDKDSSVLGIRDLSGGWVVERSGNLEPPPSQDKSLAGSSLPTENLRVFVGTWNVGGRPPHGGLNLRDWLMSTPSSPADIYVLGFQEIVPLNAGNVLGPEDKGPADRWLSLIGQTLDSHHRAAPGVPSRCTNAAEKRRVSFPDLSSVELGLEEAEDGCEEYHLVASKQMVGIFLCVWVRTRLVQCITSLEVSCVGRGIMGCMGNKGSTSVSMTLHRTTFCFVCTHLASGERDEDEGRRNSDVMEIMKRTRFPQARRRIPGAASPRCPRTILEHDRIIWLGDLNYRLASAGNDTNELLKKQDWQGLLEKDQLRIQHKAGVVFAGWEEGRICFPPTYKYISNSDIYDMNWANSRDKRRTPAWCDRILWRGKGMKQMWYVRGESRFSDHRPVSSLFAVQLDDGHHGVAADQHRTAGADSRGSSSPCSSSWGKVQAEEMFLVGRTHSCLEASRF; encoded by the exons ATGAGAGCAGAGCACACTCGGATGCCCAAG TCTTCTTCTTGGACAAAGACCGTGGTCTGGAAATGGTTCCAGTTGAAGAACGCAGAGTCCTCCTCTGACCGCAACA ATAAACTTGGAGAGCAACAAAGGAGGAAGAGCTGTTCGGACAAGGACAGCAGCGTGCTCGGAATAAGGGACTTGTCAG GTGGGTGGGTGGTGGAGCGCTCCGGCAATCTCGAACCTCCCCCTTCGCAAGACAAGTCACTAGCCGGCTCTTCTCTGCCCACCGAGAACCTCCG GGTGTTCGTGGGGACATGGAACGTGGGAGGGCGACCACCCCACGGTGGGCTCAACCTAAGAGATTGGCTCATGAGCACGCCGTCTTCCCCTGCAGACATCTATGTCCTCGG GTTTCAGGAGATCGTCCCCTTGAACGCCGGGAATGTGCTGGGCCCCGAGGACAAGGGCCCCGCGGATAGGTGGCTCTCCCTCATTGGTCAGACGCTGGACTCCCACCACAGGGCCGCCCCTGGCGTTCCCAGTCGTTGCACCAACGCCGCGGAGAAGCGGAGGGTCAGCTTCCCAGACCTCTCGTCCGTTGAGCTTGGGCTGGAGGAGGCCGAAGACGGCTGCGAGGAGTACCACCTCGTGGCAAGCAAGCAGATGGTGGGGATCTTCCTCTGTGTTTGGGTGCGAACCAGGCTGGTGCAGTGCATCACCAGCCTCGAGGTCTCCTGCGTCGGCAGGGGCATCATGGGCTGCATGGGAAACAAG GGATCGACCTCCGTCAGCatgacacttcaccggaccacgtTCTGCTTCGTTTGCACGCATCTGGCTTCCGGGGAGAGAGATGAAGACGAGGGCCGAAGGAACTCCGATGTGATGGAGATCATGAAGAGGACGAGGTTCCCACAAGCACGCAGGAGGATTCCAGGAGCAGCATCACCTCGTTGTCCACGGACAATACTGGAGCATGA TAGGATCATATGGCTTGGAGATCTTAATTATCGACTGGCTTCCGCCGGCAACGACACAAACGAACTGTTAAAGAAGCAAGACTGGCAAGGCTTATTAGAGAAGGACCAG CTTCGTATACAACACAAAGCAGGGGTAGTGTTTGCTGGGTGGGAGGAAGGGAGGATATGTTTCCCTCCGACTTACAAATACATTTCTAATTCCGACATTTATGATATGAATTGGGCAAATTCAAGAGACAAAAGACGCACCCCAGCTTG GTGCGACCGTATACTATGGCGAGGGAAGGGGATGAAGCAAATGTGGTACGTGAGAGGAGAGTCGCGGTTCTCCGACCACCGGCCGGTAAGCTCCCTCTTCGCTGTACAGTTGGACGACGGACACCACGGTGTGGCAGCCGACCAGCACAGAACAGCGGGAGCAGATTCAAGAGGCAGCAGCTCGCCGTGCTCATCATCATGGGGGAAGGTGCAGGCCGAGGAGATGTTCCTCGTAGGGAGAACACACAGCTGCTTGGAAGCCAGCAGATTCTGA
- the LOC135645468 gene encoding receptor-like protein kinase THESEUS 1, which translates to MATLRSHHLFLLLLHHVLTVCSTVAAFSPKDNFLINCGANATVTSADGRAFWPDTSGEVSSFVLSPISHDVVQVSSSDVYGSARVFREAAAYRFNIKQKGRHFLRLHFQPIRSSLYDMKSASFSVKANEYTLFHNFSCSRLDLCRSVVVKEYIIEVGLVLKQLSVMVTPSNGSIAFINAIEVVSVPGNLVPSVASPVPPGPGVEISARTGFETAYRINVGGPVLDSRNDTLWRVWEDDRPFLVISASVHSISTDPDSIRYPSEVPQYIAPSLVYATAQEMADANVGNQKFNISWVFNIELGFMYLVRLHFCDFLSKSARNLLFNVYIDNQSVLSSFDISGKKGFLTAYFVDFIVDVQMDSDRRILVQIGPPELMNFPPDAILNGIEIFKLSDSDDNFDVNHMVHSIDVELTKNQKNEALVTASSCFLGLVFLIIIVVVILLCLRGRRNAKKPTLASFPSPIAPTTHMGNSHTKVSTRSYASSGPSLGIGQLLAFSEIQEATKNFDESLVVGIGGFGKVYKGVLENGLVVAVKRGNPRSQQGLVEFRTEIEMLSKLRHRHLVSLIGHCHEANNMVLVYEFMAGGPLRKHLYGSGLPALSWKQRLEICIGAAKGLHYLHTGAAENIIHRDVKTTNILLDENLTAKVADFGLSKMGPTLDQTHVSTAVKGSFGYLDPEYFRRQQLTEKSDVYSFGVVLLEVLCARPAINPALPRDQVNIVEWAMNWQKRGLLEHIIDPHLARTVSPDSLRKFSGTAEKCLAEHGIDRPSIGDVLWNLEYSLQLQETFSGVIGDGSSSNCIPDLREWIPQVDIAQHDVSVSSDATDVATSRVFSQLMNPKGR; encoded by the coding sequence ATGGCAACCCTTCGATCTCACCACCTCTTTCTCTTGCTCCTCCATCATGTCCTCACTGTTTGCTCCACTGTAGCCGCCTTTTCCCCAAAAGACAACTTCTTGATCAACTGTGGAGCTAATGCAACTGTTACGTCGGCCGACGGCCGAGCATTTTGGCCCGACACGTCAGGTGAAGTCTCATCCTTCGTTCTGTCACCCATCTCTCACGACGTGGTTCAAGTCAGCTCATCCGATGTCTACGGAAGTGCTCGTGTCTTTAGAGAAGCAGCTGCGTATAGGTTCAACATCAAACAGAAGGGCAGACATTTCTTGAGGTTGCATTTCCAACCCATTAGGAGCTCCCTGTACGACATGAAATCTGCTTCCTTTTCGGTCAAGGCCAATGAGTACACCCTGTTTCACAATTTTTCTTGTTCAAGGTTGGATCTTTGCAGATCTGTTGTAGTGAAAGAATACATAATCGAAGTGGGTTTGGTTCTGAAACAGCTATCTGTCATGGTGACTCCTTCGAATGGCTCCATCGCATTCATCAATGCCATCGAAGTTGTATCAGTGCCTGGTAATTTGGTCCCTTCTGTTGCATCCCCTGTTCCTCCAGGGCCTGGTGTCGAGATTTCGGCTCGTACAGGCTTCGAGACTGCATATAGGATCAATGTGGGTGGTCCAGTTTTGGATTCGAGGAACGACACCTTGTGGAGAGTTTGGGAGGATGATCGGCCATTCCTGGTCATTTCAGCTTCGGTGCACAGCATCTCAACTGATCCGGATTCAATCAGATATCCATCTGAAGTACCGCAGTATATAGCACCGAGCTTGGTATATGCCACAGCACAAGAAATGGCAGATGCAAATGTTGGTAACCAGAAGTTCAACATCTCCTGGGTGTTTAACATCGAATTGGGATTTATGTATCTGGTGAGACTGCATTTTTGTGATTTTTTGAGCAAGTCGGCAAGAAACCTTCTGTTCAATGTCTATATCGACAATCAGTCTGTACTAAGCTCATTTGACATATCGGGCAAAAAAGGGTTTCTGACTGCTTACTTTGTGGATTTCATCGTCGATGTCCAAATGGATTCAGATAGGAGGATCCTGGTTCAAATTGGTCCTCCTGAGCTGATGAACTTCCCACCTGATGCAATTCTCAATGGCATTGAGATCTTCAAACTTAGTGATTCGGACGACAATTTTGATGTGAATCATATGGTGCACTCTATTGATGTTGAGTTGACAAAAAACCAAAAGAATGAAGCACTTGTTACTGCATCATCATGTTTTCTAGGACTTGTGTTTCTAATCATCATTGTTGTAGTGATCTTATTGTGCCTCAGGGGTCGAAGGAATGCTAAGAAGCCAACTTTGGCATCGTTCCCTTCACCCATTGCTCCGACCACCCACATGGGCAACTCACACACAAAGGTCTCTACTCGTAGCTATGCTTCATCAGGCCCGTCTCTTGGTATAGGCCAGCTACTAGCCTTCTCAGAGATACAAGAAGCAACCAAGAACTTTGATGAGAGCTTGGTTGTAGGTATTGGTGGCTTTGGAAAGGTGTACAAAGGAGTGTTAGAAAATGGGCTAGTGGTGGCAGTAAAACGGGGAAACCCCCGATCCCAGCAAGGTTTGGTTGAGTTTAGGACAGAGATCGAGATGTTATCCAAGCTTCGTCATCGCCACCTGGTTTCCCTCATAGGTCACTGCCATGAAGCCAACAATATGgtgcttgtttatgagttcatggcTGGAGGTCCCCTGCGCAAGCACTTATATGGCTCAGGTCTTCCAGCCCTCTCATGGAAACAAAGGCTTGAGATCTGCATTGGAGCAGCGAAAGGTCTGCATTATCTTCACACAGGAGCTGCCGAGAATATAATACATCGAGATGTTAAGACAACGAATATTCTCCTCGACGAGAATCTTACTGCCAAGGTTGCTGATTTTGGCTTATCTAAGATGGGACCTACACTAGACCAAACTCATGTGAGCACAGCGGTGAAGGGaagttttggctatcttgatcctGAGTATTTTAGAAGGCAGCAACTAACGGAAAAATCAGATGTATACTCTTTTGGAGTGGTTCTCCTGGAGGTGTTGTGCGCTAGGCCTGCAATCAATCCAGCACTTCCTCGAGATCAGGTTAACATAGTGGAGTGGGCAATGAATTGGCAAAAGCGAGGTCTGCTAGAGCATATAATCGATCCTCATCTTGCAAGGACTGTTAGTCCAGACTCTCTGCGGAAGTTCAGTGGAACAGCTGAGAAGTGCTTAGCAGAACATGGTATCGACAGGCCATCCATAGGGGATGTGTTATGGAATTTGGAATATTCACTTCAACTCCAAGAAACTTTTTCAGGTGTAATCGGCGACGGAAGCAGCAGTAACTGTATCCCAGACCTTCGTGAATGGATACCACAAGTAGACATTGCACAACATGATGTCAGTGTTTCCAGTGATGCAACTGATGTAGCAACAAGCAGAGTGTTCTCGCAGCTGATGAATCCAAAGGGAAGATAG